A window of Panicum virgatum strain AP13 chromosome 8K, P.virgatum_v5, whole genome shotgun sequence contains these coding sequences:
- the LOC120646062 gene encoding uncharacterized protein LOC120646062, translating to MSFHTNDIMFHIKRIIYHSVRLGYQSACDYPVVLGIGVFLLFLHKLCPSLLTFLLPSCPVFLLTALLLGALLNYGEQSAPLIGEETLENLKKSPPEAKVSVTESSLEELQNAAVTRAAKSFESPVVCIEEITSGILMHDTHRDEENVISVSADTFLSAETSELTENEVTVKTEEEERVKEICEKVEPQNFESTNTERCHYEVNNQYQFGELMSSCWEPVMRQEPCSDSESDLSDSSSDASITDIIPMLDELNPPLNFGTDHPSSTFRYNLNSSSDDGEDELEEDGDLSSDEDRAEVKKDDGNNRKDFMDSNSADMENNGNMESLMERRKAKNILKFELDRKLMDMQAADAIQKMEEASRFRVQVPSISTPRPSEEIVELPQIPDSAPSVLLPWRKPFDIPFDQIVDCNSHLQETWTPRSCFSSAQCRKHENLYLRQSTYLRHHNSIKPEKPEVDEKNVGDYHSDSDSEPALNNGKLFGSLEPHVGDEIKILSAAISDVCVLEVNHGIKEGTESTASINGTDSFYIQKSISSTSEANGSVSAGCEQLLMCTLSEEYNTEKHIIEADSISEVNSLFKCRMEEVLVQSITESGIDQPLTVKLEHQLNGTSSAESAMPVIEARSVEDLSSQFAQLNGEALESAASDSSYDNEPIQDRSSEPLPVENGHTPELQIKDGHSCSTLDNPVAAKVQCKSKELLTENGELPVLEASSVEEMNSLFSQLQDEAPAQTPHSSELFFGDNGKTDSCVPVLDANSSEDISSAFVHLRNDDAGDGEAILDSVELNSGLHAMETNVLNRDETSGSDGTKSN from the exons ATGTCATTTCATACGAACGATATTATGTTTCACATCAAGAGAATAATCTATCATTCTGTCAGACTTGGCTATCAATCTGCTTGTGACTATCCTGTAGTACTCGGCATTGGAGTTTTCTTGCTGTTCCTACACAAACTTTGCCCTTCTCTGCTTACTTTCCTTCTGCCTTCATGTCCGGTGTTCCTGTTAACTGCACTTCTTCTTGGAGCACTATTGAATTATGGAGAACAAAGTGCTCCATTGATTGGAGAGGAAACATTGGAGAACCTGAAAAAATCGCCCCCTGAAGCCAAAGTCTCCGTTACTGAATCTTCACTTGAGGAGCTTCAGAATGCTGCTGTTACCCGTGCGGCAAAGAGTTTTGAAAGTCCAGTTGTTTGCATTGAGGAAATAACTTCTGGCATCTTGATGCATGATACTCACCGTGATGAGGAGAATGTGATATCTGTGTCAGCCGATACTTTTCTTTCTGCAGAAACTTCTGAACTTACCGAGAACGAAGTTACTGTGAAAACAGAAGAAGAAGAGCGTGTCAAGGAAATATGTGAGAAGGTTGAGCCCCAGAATTTTGAGAGCACCAATACTGAAAGGTGTCATTATGAAGTGAACAATCAGTATCAGTTTGGTGAACTCATGAGCTCATGTTGGGAACCTGTTATGAGGCAGGAACCTTGTTCTGATTCTGAATCTGATCTTAGCGACAGTTCTTCTGATGCATCAATAACCGACATTATTCCAATGCTCGACGAGTTAAACCCTCCACTAAACTTCGGAACCGATCACCCTTCCTCAACCTTCAGATACAACCTGAATTCCTCATCAGATGATGGTGAAGATGAATTAGAGGAGGATGGTGACCTAAGCTCAGATGAAGATAGGGCAGAAGTGAAGAAAGATGACGGAAATAACCGGAAGGACTTTATGGATTCAAACTCTGCGGACATGGAAAACAATGGGAACATGGAGAGTTTGATGGAGCGGCGAAAAGCAAAGAATATTCTGAAGTTTGAACTTGACAGGAAGTTAATGGACATGCAAGCCGCTGATGCAATTCAGAAAATGGAGGAGGCATCACGCTTCCGTGTTCAGGTTCCCTCCATTTCTACACCAAGGCCTTCAGAGGAAATAGTAGAGTTACCACAAATTCCTGATTCAGCACCATCTGTTCTACTTCCCTGGAGAAAACCATTTGATATTCCATTTGACCAAATTGTGGACTGTAACAGTCATTTGCAGGAAACATGGACTCCTCGCTCTTGCTTTTCATCAGCACAGTGTAGGAAACATGAGAACTTGTATTTAAGGCAGTCTACTTATCTGCGACATCACAACAGCATAAAGCCGGAGAAGCCTGAAGTCGATGAAAAAAATGTGGGTGACTACCACTCAGACAGCGATTCTGAGCCAGCATTGAACAATGGCAAGTTATTTGGCTCACTGGAACCACATGTTGGTGATGAAATTAAAATATTAAGTGCGGCGATTTCAGACGTATGCGTGTTAGAAGTAAATCATGGAATTAAGGAAGGCACTGAAAGTACCGCGTCCATCAATGGCACAGATTCATTTTATATCCAAAAATCTATATCCAGCACGTCAGAAGCGAATGGTTCAGTTTCTGCAG GTTGTGAGCAATTGCTAATGTGTACTCtatcagaagaatataataccGAGAAACATATCATTGAAGCCGACTCCATCAGTGAAGTTAACTCATTATTTAAGTGTCGCATGGAGGAAGTACTAGTGCAGTCCATTACAGAGTCCGGTATTGATCAACCCTTGACAGTTAAACTTGAACACCAATTGAATGGTACTTCATCCGCAGAATCTGCAATGCCTGTAATTGAAGCAAGATCAGTAGAAGACTTGAGTTCACAATTTGCACAGCTAAATGGAGAAGCATTAGAATCTGCTGCTTCTGACTCCAGTTACGATAATGAGCCAATACAAGACAGATCAAGTGAACCATTGCCTGTGGAAAATGGGCATACTCCAGAACTGCAAATCAAAGATGGTCATTCATGTTCGACTCTCGACAATCCGGTGGCTGCGAAGGTCCAATGTAAATCAAAGGAGCTGTTGACTGAAAATGGTGAGCTTCCTGTTCTAGAAGCAAGCTCGGTTGAAGAGATGAACTCACTGTTCAGTCAACTGCAAGATGAAGCGCCGGCACAGACGCCTCATAGCTCAGAGCTCTTTTTTGGTGATAATGGGAAGACTGATTCTTGTGTGCCAGTTCTTGATGCAAATTCTAGTGAAGATATCAGTTCTGCTTTTGTGCACTTAAGGAACGATGATGCTGGAGATGGTGAAGCAATCCTGGATTCTGTGGAGCTAAACTCAGGATTGCATGCCATGGAGACCAATGTTCTGAATCGCGATGAAACATCCGGATCTGATGGTACAAAAAGCAATTGA